In Pongo abelii isolate AG06213 chromosome 15, NHGRI_mPonAbe1-v2.0_pri, whole genome shotgun sequence, a single window of DNA contains:
- the LOC134759939 gene encoding LOW QUALITY PROTEIN: protein fem-1 homolog A-like (The sequence of the model RefSeq protein was modified relative to this genomic sequence to represent the inferred CDS: substituted 1 base at 1 genomic stop codon) encodes MDLRTAVYNAAHDCELQLLQKLLRGRSREELDKLTGXVPARGRCCYGHLDVVEYLVDPCGASVEAGGSVHFDGETIEGAPPLWAPATWTWCLASVNRTTRTNSTPLRAACFEGHLEVVRYLVGEDQANLEVANRHGHTCLMISCYKGHREIARYLLEQGAQVNWRSAKGNTALHYCAGSSSLEILQLLLGCKARMKRDGYRMTPLLLASMTGHTNIVEYLIQEQPGQEQVTGGEAQPGLPQEGSSTSQGCAQPQGAPCCSFPSEEPLNGESYQSCCPTSREAAVEALELLGSMYVDKKGDLLGALKHWRWAMELRHQWGEYLSKPEPPQLVLAYDYFREVNTTEELEALITDPDEMRMQALLIRERILSPSHPNTFYYIRYRGAVYADSGNIECYIRLWKYALDMQQSNLEPLSPMTASSFLSFAELFSYVLQDRAAKGSLGTQIGFADLMGVLTKGIREVEWALQLLKDPRDSAQFNKMLAIILHLLYLLEKVECTPSQEHLKHQTIYRLLKCAPRGKNGFTPRHMAVDKDNTNVGRYPVGRFPSLHVVKVLFHCGADRDSRDFDNNTPLLIAAQNNCPAIVNALIEAGAHTDATNAFKKTAYELLEEELLEEKLLARGTMQPFNNVTLQYLAARALDKNKIPYKGFIPEDLEAFIKLH; translated from the coding sequence ATGGACCTCCGCACCGCCGTGTACAACGCCGCCCATGACTGCGAGCTGCAGCTGCTCCAGAAGCTGCTCAGGGGCCGGAGCCGGGAGGAACTGGACAAGCTGACTGGCTAGGTGCCGGCGCGGGGACGCTGCTGCTACGGCCACCTGGACGTGGTGGAGTACCTGGTGGACCCGTGCGGCGCGAGCGTGGAGGCCGGTGGCTCGGTGCACTTCGATGGCGAGACCATCGAGGGCGCGCCGCCGCTGTGGGCGCCGGCCACCTGGACTTGGTGCCTGGCCTCGGTGAACCGCACCACGCGCACCAACTCCACGCCCCTCCGCGCCGCCTGCTTCGAGGGCCACCTGGAGGTGGTGCGCTACCTGGTCGGCGAGGACCAGGCCAACCTGGAGGTGGCCAACCGGCACGGCCACACGTGCCTCATGATCTCGTGCTACAAGGGCCACCGTGAGATCGCCCGCTACCTGCTGGAGCAGGGCGCCCAGGTGAACTGGCGCAGCGCCAAGGGCAACACTGCCCTGCACTACTGTGCCGGGTCCAGCAGCCTGGAGatcctgcagctgctgctggggtGCAAGGCCCGCATGAAACGTGATGGCTACCGCATGACCCCTTTGCTCCTGGCCAGCATGACTGGCCACACCAACATCGTGGAGTACCTCATCCAGGAGCAGCCCGGCCAGGAGCAGGTCACAGGGGGAGAGGCTCAGCCTGGGCTGCCCCAAGAAGGCTCCTCCACCAGCCAGGGGTGTGCGCAGCCTCAGGGGGCTCCGTGCTGCAGCTTCCCCTCTGAGGAACCGCTGAACGGGGAATCTTACCAAAGCTGCTGTCCCACCAGCCGGGAAGCTGCCGTGGAAGCCTTGGAATTGCTGGGATCTATGTATGTGGATAAGAAAGGAGATCTGCTTGGAGCCCTTAAACACTGGAGGTGGGCCATGGAGCTGCGTCACCAGTGGGGCGAGTACCTGTCCAAACCGGAGCCCCCACAGCTGGTCCTGGCCTATGACTATTTCAGGGAGGTCAACACCACCGAGGAGCTGGAGGCGCTGATCACCGACCCCGATGAGATGCGTATGCAGGCCCTGTTGATCCGGGAGCGCATCCTCAGTCCCTCGCACCCCAACACTTTCTATTATATCCGTTATAGGGGCGCCGTGTACGCCGACTCGGGCAATATCGAGTGCTACATCCGCTTGTGGAAGTACGCCCTGGACATGCAACAGAGCAACCTGGAGCCTCTGAGCCCCATGACCGCCAGCAGCTTCCTCTCCTTCGCCGAACTCTTCTCCTATGTGCTGCAGGACCGGGCTGCCAAAGGCAGCCTAGGCACCCAGATCGGCTTTGCAGACCTCATGGGGGTCCTCACCAAAGGGATCCGGGAAGTGGAATGGGCCCTGCAGCTGCTCAAGGACCCCAGAGACTCGGCCCAGTTCAACAAGATGCTGGCCATCATCCTCCACCTGCTCTACCTGCTGGAGAAAGTGGAGTGCACCCCCAGCCAGGAGCACCTGAAGCACCAGACCATCTACCGCCTGCTCAAGTGCGCACCCAGGGGCAAGAACGGCTTCACCCCTCGGCACATGGCTGTGGACAAGGACAACACAAACGTGGGCCGCTACCCCGTGGGCAGATTCCCCTCATTGCACGTGGTCAAAGTGCTGTTCCACTGCGGGGCGGACCGGGACAGCAGGGATTTTGACAACAACACCCCGCTACTCATAGCAGCCCAGAACAACTGCCCGGCCATCGTGAATGCCCTGATTGAAGCAGGGGCCCACACGGACGCCACTAACGCCTTCAAGAAGACGGCCTACGAGCTGCTGGAAGAGGAGCTGCTGGAAGAGAAGCTGCTGGCCAGGGGTACCATGCAGCCCTTCAACAACGTGACCCTGCAGTACCTTGCGGCCCGGGCCCTGGATAAGAACAAGATCCCTTACAAGGGCTTCATCCCGGAAGATCTGGAGGCATTCATCAAACTGCACTGA